A window of the Blattabacterium cuenoti genome harbors these coding sequences:
- a CDS encoding ABC transporter ATP-binding protein, with translation MIQAENIYKSFGKDEVLKGVNIMVKEGSIVCILGESGAGKSTLLHILGTLEKPTINKKIKTILKINKKEILSLTDKELSILRNQKIGFIFQTPQLFPEFTVLENICLPGFINKKNKKYVKEKAINLLNKLNLSKYENSKVEELSGGQKQKLSVARALINDPKIIFADEPSGNLDSKNAEKLHNFFALLNHQFKQTFLIVTHNLQLADMADEKLKIENGTVYKIDK, from the coding sequence ATGATTCAGGCTGAAAATATTTACAAATCTTTTGGAAAAGATGAAGTTTTAAAAGGAGTAAATATCATGGTAAAAGAAGGAAGTATAGTGTGCATTTTAGGAGAGTCTGGTGCAGGAAAAAGTACTTTACTACATATTTTAGGAACTTTAGAAAAACCGACTATAAATAAAAAAATAAAAACTATTTTAAAAATAAATAAAAAAGAAATATTATCTCTTACAGATAAAGAACTCTCTATTTTAAGAAATCAAAAAATAGGTTTTATATTTCAAACTCCTCAACTTTTTCCTGAATTTACTGTATTAGAAAATATTTGTTTGCCAGGTTTTATTAACAAAAAAAATAAAAAATATGTGAAAGAAAAAGCTATAAACTTATTAAATAAATTAAACTTATCTAAATATGAAAATTCAAAAGTAGAAGAATTATCTGGAGGACAAAAACAAAAGTTATCTGTAGCAAGGGCTTTAATTAATGATCCAAAAATAATTTTTGCAGATGAACCTTCTGGAAATTTGGATTCAAAAAATGCAGAAAAATTACATAATTTTTTTGCTTTACTTAATCATCAATTCAAACAAACTTTTTTAATTGTCACTCATAATCTACAATTAGCAGATATGGCTGATGAAAAACTAAAAATAGAAAATGGAACAGTATACAAGATTGATAAATAA
- a CDS encoding 2-oxoglutarate dehydrogenase E1 component, whose amino-acid sequence MNDRYSFLNAIHFKNIEFLYNKYKENPNSIESSWSAFFNGFDFGKENYKNIIKSDNDIIQKEFFVYNLIHAYRKRGHFFTKTNPIRKRRKHIPFLDLKNFGLSEKELDTYFEVGKLIGAGKTSLRNIINQLKKIYCGSIGIEYMYISDPEKIQWIEKWFHKEKLQFSSEEKKFFLKKLNQAVTFENFIHTKFVGQKRFSIEGNESTLPALEEMIEYTSDRYLTEDFIIGMSHRGRLNILSNFFHKNYSQVFSEFQGKEYKEKTFSGDVKYHLGFSKIKKTRKGRYIKMNLVPNPSHLESVDAIVEGITRAKIDILYNQNSNSEKILPILIHGDAALSGQGIVYEVLQLSQLKGYQTGGTIHIVINNQIGFTTNYTEGRSSIYCTDIAKTLMLPVLHVNADDVESVIRAIYFAIDFRMRYHEDIFIDLLGYRKYGHNEGDEPRFTQPSLYKEIYKHPNSYNLYKKKLEKEKIIDNNDIKNMEKEYENILNVKYHEANNIKWNVLNSFLEEEWKNFPIVSDNETIFKKVDTRFSAEKIIKISNQIFSLPKEKKFFKKTKFIFQQRLEMIRKELVDWSMAELLAYGTLLYEGIHIRLSGEDVARGTFSQRHAVVKTEEEEEIILLNQICTKQGKIQIFNSPLSEYGVLGFDYGYAMYSPHVLTLWEAQFGDFVNGGQIIIDQYISSGENKWKIRNGIVLLLPHGYEGQGPEHSSARIERYLQLCANNNLFVVNCTTPANFYHLIRRQMKLKYRKPLIIFTPKSLLRNTKCLSTIEDLATGIFQEILDDPYVKDVKKITKLIFCSGKVYYELLNKKEYIQDEKTALIRIEQIYPLKMETIKKLLDKYENKKEIFWVQEEPENMGLWSFILRKLGNFIPFNLIAPSESSSPSTGSYPDFLRIQNKILKKAFL is encoded by the coding sequence ATGAATGATAGATATTCTTTTCTAAATGCCATTCATTTTAAAAATATAGAATTTTTATATAATAAATATAAAGAAAATCCTAATTCAATAGAATCAAGTTGGAGTGCATTTTTTAATGGATTTGATTTTGGAAAAGAAAACTATAAAAATATCATAAAGTCAGATAATGATATTATCCAAAAAGAATTTTTCGTATATAATTTGATTCATGCTTATAGAAAAAGAGGACATTTTTTCACGAAAACAAATCCCATACGTAAGAGAAGAAAACATATTCCTTTTTTAGATTTGAAAAATTTTGGATTATCGGAAAAAGAATTAGATACATATTTTGAAGTTGGAAAATTAATAGGTGCAGGAAAAACATCATTAAGAAATATAATTAATCAACTAAAAAAAATATATTGTGGATCTATAGGAATAGAATATATGTATATTTCGGATCCTGAAAAAATTCAATGGATTGAAAAATGGTTCCACAAAGAAAAATTGCAATTTTCTTCTGAAGAAAAAAAATTTTTTTTGAAAAAATTAAATCAAGCAGTGACATTTGAAAATTTTATTCATACCAAATTCGTAGGTCAAAAAAGATTTTCTATAGAAGGAAATGAGTCCACGTTACCTGCATTGGAAGAAATGATAGAATATACATCCGATAGATATCTTACTGAAGATTTTATAATTGGAATGTCACATAGAGGTCGTTTAAATATACTTTCTAATTTTTTTCACAAAAATTATTCTCAAGTATTTAGTGAGTTTCAAGGAAAAGAATATAAAGAAAAAACTTTTTCTGGTGATGTTAAGTATCATTTAGGATTTTCAAAAATAAAAAAGACTCGTAAAGGTCGATATATAAAAATGAACTTGGTTCCTAATCCTTCTCATTTAGAATCTGTAGATGCTATTGTAGAAGGAATTACACGTGCTAAAATAGATATTCTATATAATCAAAATAGTAATTCGGAAAAAATTCTTCCTATTTTAATTCATGGAGATGCTGCATTGTCCGGTCAAGGGATTGTATATGAAGTTCTGCAATTATCTCAATTAAAAGGATATCAAACGGGGGGAACTATTCATATTGTAATTAATAATCAAATAGGGTTTACTACTAATTATACTGAAGGTCGCTCTAGTATATACTGTACTGATATAGCCAAAACTCTTATGTTACCAGTATTACATGTTAACGCAGATGATGTGGAATCTGTTATTCGAGCTATTTATTTTGCTATAGACTTTAGAATGCGTTATCATGAAGACATTTTTATAGATTTATTGGGATATAGAAAATATGGACATAATGAAGGAGACGAACCTCGATTCACTCAACCTTCTTTATATAAAGAAATTTACAAACATCCTAACTCTTACAATTTATACAAAAAAAAATTGGAAAAAGAAAAAATTATTGATAATAATGATATAAAAAATATGGAAAAAGAATATGAAAATATTCTTAACGTAAAATATCACGAAGCAAATAATATTAAATGGAACGTATTGAATTCATTTTTAGAAGAAGAGTGGAAAAATTTTCCTATAGTATCTGATAATGAAACAATTTTTAAAAAAGTAGATACACGATTTTCTGCCGAAAAAATAATAAAAATATCTAATCAAATTTTTTCTCTTCCAAAAGAGAAAAAATTCTTTAAAAAAACGAAATTTATTTTTCAACAAAGATTAGAAATGATTAGAAAAGAATTAGTGGATTGGAGTATGGCTGAATTGTTAGCTTATGGAACTCTTTTGTATGAAGGAATTCATATTCGTTTATCAGGAGAAGATGTAGCAAGAGGGACTTTTTCTCAACGTCATGCTGTTGTTAAAACAGAAGAAGAGGAAGAAATTATTCTTCTTAATCAAATATGTACAAAACAAGGAAAAATACAAATTTTTAATTCTCCTCTTTCAGAATATGGAGTTTTGGGGTTTGATTATGGATATGCTATGTATTCTCCTCATGTTTTAACTTTGTGGGAGGCTCAGTTTGGAGATTTTGTAAATGGGGGACAAATCATAATAGATCAATATATTTCTTCCGGAGAAAATAAATGGAAAATTAGAAATGGAATTGTATTATTGTTGCCTCATGGATATGAGGGCCAAGGTCCAGAACATTCTTCTGCTCGTATTGAACGTTATTTACAACTTTGTGCTAATAATAATTTATTTGTAGTTAATTGTACTACTCCTGCTAATTTTTATCATCTTATAAGAAGACAAATGAAATTAAAATATCGAAAACCTCTTATAATCTTTACTCCTAAAAGTTTGCTTAGAAATACGAAGTGTTTATCTACAATAGAAGATCTTGCTACAGGAATATTTCAGGAAATATTGGATGATCCTTATGTGAAAGACGTAAAAAAAATTACAAAATTAATTTTTTGTTCTGGTAAAGTCTATTATGAATTACTAAATAAGAAAGAATACATTCAAGATGAAAAAACTGCATTAATTCGTATAGAACAAATTTATCCATTAAAAATGGAAACAATCAAGAAGCTTCTAGACAAATATGAAAATAAAAAAGAAATTTTTTGGGTACAAGAAGAACCAGAAAATATGGGATTATGGAGTTTTATTTTAAGAAAATTAGGAAATTTTATCCCATTCAATTTAATAGCTCCATCTGAAAGTTCTAGCCCGTCTACAGGATCTTATCCTGACTTCTTAAGAATTCAAAATAAAATATTAAAAAAAGCTTTTCTTTAA
- a CDS encoding alpha/beta hydrolase — protein MLLKNQLSIKHIIKKSISGNENTLFLMIHGYGSNEKDLFSFTKNLPEDFFIISIQGLYSIGTDKYSWYDIDFDNEKKFINIIQAKKTIEKISFFIHEAIKEYQLKQNPIWICGFSQGAILSYAIALKNSDKIKKVIALSGYLENSILPKKINYYTDLEFFISHGKYDPIIPVNWVKKGLKFLKQKKIFSLFYKEYDSGHTLNNINYQDLIHWIKEKHIYSDVKNKNFNHE, from the coding sequence ATGCTTTTAAAAAATCAACTTTCTATTAAACATATTATAAAAAAATCCATAAGTGGAAATGAAAACACCCTATTTTTAATGATTCACGGATATGGAAGTAATGAAAAAGATCTTTTTTCTTTTACAAAGAATCTTCCAGAAGATTTCTTTATAATTAGCATTCAAGGTCTTTATTCTATCGGAACAGATAAATACTCTTGGTATGATATAGATTTTGATAATGAAAAAAAATTTATTAATATAATACAGGCTAAAAAAACTATTGAAAAAATATCATTCTTTATCCATGAAGCCATAAAAGAGTATCAATTGAAACAAAATCCAATATGGATATGTGGGTTTAGTCAAGGTGCTATTTTAAGCTACGCTATCGCACTAAAAAATTCTGATAAAATAAAAAAAGTAATCGCTTTAAGTGGATATTTAGAAAATAGTATTTTGCCAAAAAAAATAAATTATTATACTGATTTAGAATTTTTTATATCTCATGGTAAATATGATCCCATAATACCTGTGAATTGGGTAAAAAAAGGATTAAAATTTTTAAAACAAAAGAAAATATTTTCTTTATTTTATAAAGAATATGACTCTGGACATACTTTAAATAATATAAATTATCAAGATCTTATCCATTGGATTAAAGAAAAACATATTTATTCTGATGTTAAGAATAAAAATTTTAATCATGAGTAA
- the sucC gene encoding ADP-forming succinate--CoA ligase subunit beta, whose amino-acid sequence MNLHEYQGREILNSFSIQVPDGRLAFSPEEAVKVAKIIFKKTKKNSLVIKAQIHAGGRGKAGGIQIAKNLDEVYEKSQKILGKFLITSQTSKKGKLVRKILLSEDVYFSELNPPTEYYLSILLNRDIEKNIILYSQEGGVNVENISTKNGNKIYTEVIDPILGLQLFQTRKIGLNLGIHNNESLKNFSIFLFSLYKAYITSDALLLEINPLIKTFNQKFIPVDVKIILDDNALFRHKKYDLIHERDDLNAIEREAVEAKLNFLKLEGNVGCMVNGAGLAMATMDMIKSCGGIPANFLDIGGSADRERVEKAFYLILKDKSVKTILINIFGGIVRCDTVAEGIVNSYSKINHDIEIPVVVRLQGTNEKIAKKLIKKSLLPIYFTDTLKEAADKIQEILYKRSS is encoded by the coding sequence ATGAATTTACATGAATACCAAGGTAGAGAAATATTGAATTCTTTTTCAATTCAAGTGCCTGATGGCAGGCTGGCTTTTTCACCTGAAGAAGCGGTAAAAGTAGCTAAAATTATTTTTAAAAAAACTAAAAAAAATTCTTTAGTGATTAAAGCTCAAATACATGCTGGAGGACGAGGAAAAGCAGGTGGTATTCAAATCGCAAAAAATTTGGATGAAGTTTACGAAAAATCGCAAAAAATTTTAGGAAAATTTTTGATTACTTCCCAAACTTCCAAAAAAGGAAAATTGGTTCGGAAGATTTTGTTATCTGAAGATGTTTATTTTTCTGAATTAAATCCTCCAACAGAATATTATTTATCCATATTATTAAATCGTGATATAGAAAAAAATATAATCCTATATTCTCAAGAAGGAGGAGTAAACGTAGAAAATATTTCAACCAAAAATGGAAATAAAATATATACAGAAGTAATAGATCCGATATTGGGACTTCAATTATTTCAAACAAGAAAAATTGGTTTGAATTTAGGAATTCATAATAATGAGTCTTTAAAAAATTTTAGTATTTTTCTATTTTCACTTTATAAAGCTTACATTACTTCCGATGCTTTATTATTAGAGATCAATCCTTTGATAAAAACATTTAACCAAAAATTTATTCCCGTTGATGTAAAAATTATTTTGGATGATAACGCTTTGTTTCGTCATAAAAAATACGATTTGATACATGAAAGAGATGATCTTAATGCAATAGAAAGAGAAGCGGTTGAAGCTAAATTAAATTTTTTAAAATTGGAAGGAAATGTAGGATGTATGGTGAATGGAGCTGGATTAGCTATGGCTACTATGGATATGATTAAGTCTTGTGGAGGTATTCCTGCTAATTTTTTAGATATAGGAGGATCTGCTGATCGAGAACGTGTAGAAAAAGCTTTTTATTTGATATTGAAGGATAAATCTGTAAAAACAATATTAATCAACATATTTGGAGGGATTGTACGTTGTGATACAGTTGCAGAAGGAATTGTCAATTCTTATTCTAAAATTAATCATGATATTGAAATACCTGTAGTTGTTCGTTTACAAGGAACAAATGAAAAAATAGCAAAAAAATTGATAAAAAAAAGTTTGTTACCTATTTATTTTACTGATACTTTAAAAGAAGCGGCCGATAAGATTCAAGAAATTTTATATAAAAGAAGCAGCTGA
- the odhB gene encoding 2-oxoglutarate dehydrogenase complex dihydrolipoyllysine-residue succinyltransferase, which yields MIIQVKVPSPGESITEVEVSTWFVKNGDYVNKGQTIAEIDSDKATLEITAESDGIINIMVKKGERVRVGDILCIIDPSKKETKKHKEKIVYVHEKKDNFEKISPLNLKIPSPASKKILKEKNISIESIQGTGKHGRITKKDCISHLENEKNETYFFSTTSMDKPIYRSKTSTPLSSLRRKLSERLVYAKNQIASLTTFNEVDMLEIFLIRRKYKDLFKEKHGVNLGFMSFFTMSCVRALKLYPDINAMISGEQKINFEYYDISIAISGPKGLMVPVIRNAEHLSFRGIEQEIYKLSTRVHSGTISIDEMTGGTFTITNGGIFGSMLSTPIINPPQSAILGMHKIIERAVVVDGAVEIRPMMYLALSYDHRIIDGRESVGFLVSVKETIENPIKFLMGGNEENIYKILEL from the coding sequence ATGATAATACAGGTAAAAGTTCCTTCTCCAGGAGAATCAATTACAGAGGTAGAAGTATCCACATGGTTCGTAAAAAATGGAGATTATGTTAATAAAGGTCAAACAATAGCAGAAATAGATTCAGATAAAGCAACTTTAGAAATTACTGCAGAATCTGATGGAATAATAAACATAATGGTAAAAAAAGGAGAAAGAGTACGAGTTGGAGATATTTTATGTATTATTGATCCCTCTAAAAAAGAGACGAAAAAACATAAAGAAAAAATTGTTTATGTTCACGAAAAAAAAGATAATTTTGAAAAAATATCTCCTTTAAACCTTAAAATACCTTCTCCAGCTTCAAAAAAAATTTTGAAAGAAAAAAATATTTCTATAGAATCTATTCAAGGGACTGGAAAACACGGTAGAATTACGAAAAAAGATTGTATTTCTCATTTAGAGAATGAAAAAAATGAAACTTATTTTTTTTCTACTACTAGTATGGATAAACCGATTTATAGATCAAAAACAAGCACACCTCTTTCTTCTCTAAGAAGGAAACTTTCTGAAAGATTGGTTTATGCAAAAAATCAAATTGCTTCTCTTACCACATTTAATGAAGTAGATATGCTAGAAATTTTTCTTATTAGAAGAAAATATAAAGATCTCTTTAAGGAAAAACATGGAGTGAATTTGGGTTTTATGTCTTTTTTCACTATGTCTTGTGTCAGGGCTTTGAAACTTTATCCAGATATAAATGCGATGATTAGTGGAGAACAAAAAATTAATTTTGAATATTATGATATTAGTATTGCTATATCTGGACCTAAAGGATTAATGGTTCCAGTAATTAGAAATGCAGAACATTTATCATTTCGTGGAATAGAACAAGAAATATATAAATTGTCAACACGAGTTCATAGTGGAACAATATCTATTGATGAGATGACAGGAGGTACTTTTACTATTACTAATGGAGGTATTTTTGGATCTATGTTGTCCACTCCGATTATAAATCCACCACAAAGCGCTATATTAGGAATGCATAAAATTATAGAAAGAGCTGTAGTGGTTGATGGGGCCGTGGAAATACGTCCTATGATGTATTTAGCTTTATCTTATGATCATAGAATCATTGATGGAAGAGAATCTGTAGGATTTCTAGTATCTGTAAAAGAAACCATAGAAAATCCTATAAAATTCTTGATGGGAGGAAATGAAGAAAATATTTATAAAATATTAGAATTGTAA
- a CDS encoding type 1 periplasmic-binding domain-containing protein, protein MKKIFFILLSFSFIFLLKGVEKQESNNKIKIIIKKKEDKSYLTKPKPVNIIFMLPLFFSSTKLNQESKELSDHALSFYLGAKTAIDFLIKNKKQQKINIKIFDTKNEKKRIANFIESYDLSKIHVIIGPFFRSSLEEIAKNNKKIPIISPFISSDYLNFYPNIVQAEAKNIYLIEPILEEIKIIHQKEKIKTLYLLGEDPGKKIINFIKKKLLQCNPHFQVFYLKNNFFNVVNDMPFFAVFLGGNPFLGKKFIEFIKGFSKKKIIPFGIGYNSVYYENISFLKEYKFLFTTKYHFNKNDETKRKMFFFMRKKLGYHLNKYQLLGFDLSYDILCRLIENNNLFKIIDKKPFSGLVSKYKYEKISDKGGYINRGLWIIRLH, encoded by the coding sequence ATGAAAAAAATTTTTTTTATTCTTCTTTCTTTTTCTTTTATTTTTTTATTAAAAGGAGTAGAAAAACAAGAATCTAATAATAAAATAAAAATCATAATAAAAAAAAAAGAAGATAAATCATATCTTACAAAACCAAAACCTGTTAACATAATTTTTATGTTACCTTTATTTTTTAGTTCTACTAAACTAAATCAAGAAAGTAAAGAATTAAGTGATCATGCTTTGTCCTTTTATCTTGGGGCGAAAACAGCTATTGATTTTCTTATTAAAAATAAAAAACAACAAAAAATAAATATTAAAATTTTTGATACTAAAAATGAAAAAAAAAGAATAGCTAACTTTATAGAGTCATATGACTTATCAAAAATACATGTTATTATAGGTCCTTTTTTTCGTTCTTCTTTAGAAGAAATTGCTAAAAATAATAAGAAAATACCTATTATTTCTCCTTTTATTTCTTCTGACTATTTAAATTTTTATCCTAATATTGTTCAAGCTGAAGCAAAAAATATTTATCTAATAGAACCTATTTTAGAGGAAATTAAAATTATTCACCAAAAAGAAAAAATAAAAACTTTATATCTGTTAGGAGAAGATCCAGGAAAAAAAATAATAAATTTCATAAAGAAAAAATTGTTACAATGTAATCCTCATTTTCAAGTTTTTTATTTGAAAAACAATTTTTTTAATGTTGTAAACGATATGCCTTTTTTTGCAGTTTTTTTAGGAGGGAATCCTTTTTTAGGAAAAAAATTTATTGAATTTATCAAAGGATTTTCTAAAAAAAAAATTATCCCTTTTGGGATAGGTTACAATAGTGTTTATTATGAAAATATTTCCTTCTTAAAAGAATATAAATTTTTATTTACAACTAAGTATCATTTTAACAAAAATGATGAGACTAAAAGGAAAATGTTTTTTTTTATGAGAAAAAAACTTGGATATCATTTAAACAAATACCAATTATTGGGATTTGATTTATCTTATGATATATTGTGTCGATTGATTGAAAATAACAATTTATTTAAAATCATAGATAAAAAACCTTTTTCAGGATTGGTTAGCAAATATAAATATGAAAAAATATCTGATAAAGGAGGATATATCAACAGAGGATTATGGATTATTCGTTTACATTAA
- a CDS encoding AAA family ATPase, which yields MKKNFSVLSEKYKPLKWNEVIGQKDIIFILKKAIQENCLSKILFFFGPEGVGKNTCARILSNELNSFSELENFSLNVFEINGLFNDSLEYFDKIISKSRFFPKIGKYNVFIINNIHMFSQCFFNFFIRFIEEKHTHVLFIFCGTEEKKIPKLILSRCQVYEFKSVSTKEIFLHFKMIAEKENIKVESEALLILSKHVKGSISKAFYLFDKLILYSEKKISKEFIIKKLGIIDIKYYFKIVDYILDKKIHKVFILLDQILQEKIGSYDYLIIGLTKHFRNLFLSKNDETISILKFKKEIIFSYIAQSKKISYFFLVNALNICIRLKREYERLNQNYRLTIEIYLIQLAYLFDNQKNKNSSLIEEEKKK from the coding sequence ATGAAAAAAAATTTTTCTGTATTATCTGAAAAATATAAACCCTTAAAATGGAATGAAGTCATAGGGCAAAAAGACATAATTTTTATTTTAAAAAAAGCAATACAAGAAAATTGTTTATCTAAAATTTTATTTTTTTTTGGTCCAGAAGGGGTAGGAAAAAATACATGTGCACGTATTTTATCAAATGAATTAAATTCTTTTTCAGAATTAGAAAATTTTTCTTTGAATGTATTTGAAATTAATGGACTTTTTAATGATTCATTAGAATATTTTGATAAAATCATCAGTAAATCTCGTTTTTTTCCTAAAATAGGAAAATATAATGTATTTATAATTAATAATATACATATGTTTTCTCAATGTTTTTTTAATTTTTTTATAAGATTTATAGAAGAAAAACATACACATGTATTATTCATTTTTTGTGGGACAGAAGAAAAAAAAATTCCTAAATTGATTCTATCACGTTGTCAAGTTTATGAATTCAAAAGTGTTTCTACAAAAGAAATTTTTTTACATTTCAAAATGATCGCTGAAAAAGAAAATATAAAAGTGGAAAGTGAGGCGTTATTGATTTTATCAAAACATGTAAAAGGATCTATTAGTAAAGCTTTTTATTTATTTGATAAATTAATTTTATATAGTGAAAAAAAAATATCTAAAGAGTTTATAATCAAAAAATTAGGAATTATTGATATAAAGTATTATTTTAAAATAGTAGATTATATTTTAGACAAAAAAATACATAAAGTATTCATTTTATTAGATCAAATTTTACAAGAAAAAATTGGTTCTTATGATTATTTAATTATAGGATTAACCAAACATTTCAGAAATTTATTTTTATCTAAAAATGATGAAACAATTTCTATTTTGAAATTTAAAAAAGAAATAATATTCTCTTACATTGCACAATCAAAAAAAATATCTTATTTTTTTTTAGTGAATGCTTTGAATATTTGTATTCGATTGAAAAGAGAATATGAAAGATTAAATCAAAATTATAGATTAACAATAGAAATTTATCTAATACAGTTGGCTTATTTATTTGATAATCAAAAAAATAAAAATTCTTCCTTAATAGAAGAAGAAAAAAAAAAATGA